AATCGTAGATGATATGTCGACGATGCGAAAACTGGTTAAGCGAAGCGTTGGGCTTTTGGGCATGACCCAGCATGAAGAAGCGGCCGACGGGCAGATCGCATGGACGCTGCTAAACGAAAAGAAAGACTTCGGTCTTATAATTTCGGACTGGAATATGCCAAATTGCACGGGTTTGGATTTTTTGAAAAGAGTCCGCGCTGATTCTCAATTTAAGAATCTTCCGTTTGTTTTGCTAACCGCTGAGGGAGAAGCAGAACAAGTGAAAGAAGCTATTCTCGCCGGCGTTGATAGCTATGTCCTCAAGCCGTTCACCCACGAGTCATTGACTACTAAACTCGAGCAAGCTTACAAAAAGCGGATTACTGGCGCAAAATGACCTCATCGGAGTCGTTTGATTTTCTTTTGGTAGGTAAACCAGAATCGCTCTCTTACTTCACTTCAGAGATGTATGAGGGACTGACGGTCAATACGATTTCGGAAGCGGAGACTTTGGAAAAGTATTTTGAGGTCGGGCAATTTCCCGAGTCGCTTTTTGTGACCGTGCTTTCTGATCTTGGTCCCATGTCACTGATCGAAATCGCCCAAGCCTTTAGCTCGTATGTGCCTGGCGTTAAGCTGATCTGTGTTTTAAATGAATCGGATGGGTTGGATTTCAAATCGCTCAAGAAAAATGGCTTTGCTGATGTTTTTCTTTTTCCTATCGACAAAAAGTACGTGCAATCGACATTTCTGGCTCTGAAGTCCAAAAAAGGCGTCGGCGGCAAACACTACAAACCGGTAAAGCTCATTGATTTGAATCCGGGTGACGAGTTGCCTTTTAGTCTTTCGACCTATCTTCCAATGAACCAAAAGTACGTTCAGTTGACTGCGGCAGGTGGAATTTCTGAAAAGAAGTTTGAAATTCTGAAAGCAAAGGGGATCAACTCTCTTCTTGTCGATCAAGACGAAATTGAGAAGTTTTATTCGTACAGTGCGGCTCAGTTTTCTCGTTTGATGAACGGAGGAGACGGGTCGCTTTCGGAAACAGAGCGGCAGGAGCGAGCACAAGGTGCCGTGCGCGATTTGTTTCGTTCATTTTTGGACAAAAGCGATGATGCTACGGGTTTTGAGCAAGGTCGAGAGCTTTTGGAACAATCCAAAAAAATTGTTGAAAGCTACGTCATCCAAAAGACCGGCGTCGATTTGCAGGGAAAGTTTCGGGAGTTAAAAGGTGAGGGTTCCGACTTTTACTCACATGCACAAGTCGTCTCGACACTTGCAGCACTTCTAAGTATGGCGACGGGGATCGGTCAGCCAGAAGATCTGGCAATTGCAGGACTCTTTCACGATATTGGTCTCGACCGAGTGAGCGTTGACGTTTCGCTGTTCGAAATCAGCGAATTAAGCAACGAAGATCGCGCATACTACCTTCAGCACCCGAAGACCTCGGTGCTGAGGTTGAAAGACAAGCGAGTGACGCTCATGCCGAA
The Deltaproteobacteria bacterium DNA segment above includes these coding regions:
- a CDS encoding response regulator, producing the protein MFTANTKVLIVDDMSTMRKLVKRSVGLLGMTQHEEAADGQIAWTLLNEKKDFGLIISDWNMPNCTGLDFLKRVRADSQFKNLPFVLLTAEGEAEQVKEAILAGVDSYVLKPFTHESLTTKLEQAYKKRITGAK
- a CDS encoding HD domain-containing protein encodes the protein MTSSESFDFLLVGKPESLSYFTSEMYEGLTVNTISEAETLEKYFEVGQFPESLFVTVLSDLGPMSLIEIAQAFSSYVPGVKLICVLNESDGLDFKSLKKNGFADVFLFPIDKKYVQSTFLALKSKKGVGGKHYKPVKLIDLNPGDELPFSLSTYLPMNQKYVQLTAAGGISEKKFEILKAKGINSLLVDQDEIEKFYSYSAAQFSRLMNGGDGSLSETERQERAQGAVRDLFRSFLDKSDDATGFEQGRELLEQSKKIVESYVIQKTGVDLQGKFRELKGEGSDFYSHAQVVSTLAALLSMATGIGQPEDLAIAGLFHDIGLDRVSVDVSLFEISELSNEDRAYYLQHPKTSVLRLKDKRVTLMPKIVEIIERHHERIDGKGFPDSLPAHKVSAEAQLLGYADAYEYLSRRVPGRKIKTSLEIHGEIAERLSLSPELLGKVHTFLSNV